TAATTGAGCTATTTTTTCTAAGCCTTTCTGATCAATTTCAGTAAATCTTGCAAATACGGGGCTATCAATATCAAGGACACCAATCAAATGCTCTAATTCTTGCTTTTTATTAGGGTAAAAAATTGGGATAACAAGCTCTGAAAAAGTTTCTTTATGGCATGAAATATAATTTTCAATTTTTCCGACATTATCGATGTTCATTGTTTTTAGTTCGGAAGCTGATTTTCCACAAACACCTTTTTCTAAAGGAATTCGATTACAAGCCATTTTGCCTTGAAAAGGCCCAAGAACAAGATCTTTTTCTTTAAGTAAATAAATTCCTATCCAATTAATTTGAGGTAACATTTCATTAAGTAATGCTAAAGAATTTGTAAGCTGTGCTAACCAATCAGGTTCAGAAATGATATAAGAATCTACAAGTTTAAATAAATTTGAATAAAATTCTTCGTTTTTTGTGATATCAATTGCTGGTGTGAAATTCATTCAAAGCCTCTTTTCGTCAAATGTATTTTAGGAATTAATTATTTCTTTTAATTCTTTTAGGGTTTCTGCTTGTTGTTCAATAGGAAACATATGCGTTCCATTTTTTATTTTAATCCATTTTAATTTTGGGAAAAATAGCTTTACCCAATATTTAGCATTTAGATTGCAGGTATCACTATTTTCTCCGACGAGAAAAAAGGGCTGTATTTTGTTCCTAATTTCCTTAGGAATAACTATGAATCCCCGCCATGCTCCCATAGGATATTCTTCAAATATTTTCCCTTCCCAATTGGGATCGTGACGTAAATGAATAATACTATTTTGATCTTTTACGTGAAAACTTCCATTAACATAATTTTCAACACTTTCAAGCGGCCAGTTTTGCATTAATCTACTTTTTTTTAGCTCCTGTTTTGCTATTTCAAATGAGGGAAACATTTTTTTTCTTTTTTTTACTTTTTTACTGAGAGGTGAAAGTTCGGTTTTTTTAAGTAAATGTAAAATGAACCATGGAAAAATAACTTTTGATGGCAGTATTGGTGGATCCATTAATATCAGTTTTGCTACATTTAATTTGCGCATAGAAAGAATAGAAAGCCAAGCACCCAAACTATGTCCACACAAGATCCATTCTTTTATTTGTGGAAATTTTTTTTGCACGGCAAAAAATAATTCTTCGTGATCTTGAGCTAATATATCCCAAAACCAAACTTTATTTTCATAATTGTCCAAAGATTGTTTCTTAGTTTTTCCAAAACCACGAATATCATAAGTAATAATATATGCATTTAATTCTTTGGCCATTTTTTCTAGTAAAGATTTATATGTTAATGCTGGGATTCCATTTGCATGGCTAAAAAAAACTGCTTTATTGGTGCTACTAGGCGCTTCAATTTCATAAACAGCAAAATTATTTAAGTTGTATTCAATCATTCTTTACCTTTCTCAGAATGTTTGCAAAAATACTGTTTATTTAGCATACTCCAATGCGCTTTGCTAGAAGCTTTCTTTGCTTATTTTTAAAAGATATTTATTGAGGATTGTATGATTTTTCAAACTTCACTTGTTTGGCTCAGAAGAGATATTAGATTGGATGATAACAGAGCTTTGCATGAAGCCTGTCAATCTTCCGAAAGAGTGATTGTATTATTTGTTTTTGATACAAATATTTTAAATAAAATTGCAAATAAAAAAGACAGACGAGTTTATTTTATTTATCAATCACTTTTAGAATTAAGAGATTATTTAGAAAAACACGGGAAATCTTTAATAGTTGTCTATGGAAACCCATTAGAAGAAATTTCTAAAATTGGAAAAGATTTTCAAATTCAATGCGTCTATGCCAATAAAGATTATGAGCCAAGTGCTATTGAACGTGATAAAAAAATAAAACTTCAATTACAACAAATAGGCATTGAATTTAAATTATGTAAAGATCAAGTAATATTTGAAGAAAATGAAGTATTAAAAAAAGACAATAAACCTTATACAGTATTTACACCTTATAAAAATCAATGGTTGAAACAATTTTCAAATAAAGATTTAACAAAATATACATATAGTATGCAAAAAATTGCAAATAAAGAAGAGTTAAAAAAGACGGTTTTTCCATGGAATATAGAAGCAATACATTTTAAATCAACCGATATATTTATTCACCCAGGAAGGAAAAATGCTTTAACATATCTCGAAAATTTTTCTAAAAAAATAAACGATTACGATACAAAAAGAGATTTTTTCCAACTTTCTGGTACCTCTTTTTTGTCTATGCATCTTCGTTTTGGAACTTTATCAAT
This is a stretch of genomic DNA from Pigmentibacter ruber. It encodes these proteins:
- a CDS encoding GAF domain-containing protein, producing MNFTPAIDITKNEEFYSNLFKLVDSYIISEPDWLAQLTNSLALLNEMLPQINWIGIYLLKEKDLVLGPFQGKMACNRIPLEKGVCGKSASELKTMNIDNVGKIENYISCHKETFSELVIPIFYPNKKQELEHLIGVLDIDSPVFARFTEIDQKGLEKIAQLLGDKINWPDPTILRK
- a CDS encoding alpha/beta fold hydrolase; this translates as MIEYNLNNFAVYEIEAPSSTNKAVFFSHANGIPALTYKSLLEKMAKELNAYIITYDIRGFGKTKKQSLDNYENKVWFWDILAQDHEELFFAVQKKFPQIKEWILCGHSLGAWLSILSMRKLNVAKLILMDPPILPSKVIFPWFILHLLKKTELSPLSKKVKKRKKMFPSFEIAKQELKKSRLMQNWPLESVENYVNGSFHVKDQNSIIHLRHDPNWEGKIFEEYPMGAWRGFIVIPKEIRNKIQPFFLVGENSDTCNLNAKYWVKLFFPKLKWIKIKNGTHMFPIEQQAETLKELKEIINS
- a CDS encoding cryptochrome/photolyase family protein; protein product: MIFQTSLVWLRRDIRLDDNRALHEACQSSERVIVLFVFDTNILNKIANKKDRRVYFIYQSLLELRDYLEKHGKSLIVVYGNPLEEISKIGKDFQIQCVYANKDYEPSAIERDKKIKLQLQQIGIEFKLCKDQVIFEENEVLKKDNKPYTVFTPYKNQWLKQFSNKDLTKYTYSMQKIANKEELKKTVFPWNIEAIHFKSTDIFIHPGRKNALTYLENFSKKINDYDTKRDFFQLSGTSFLSMHLRFGTLSIREAFIFAEKFHSKGAEVWRNELIWREFYKMILWHFPHVVHSTFKKEYSSLKWDKNEEFFECWKNGMTGFPVIDAAMRCFKETGWMHNRLRMIVASFLTKDLLLDYKKGEQYFAENLLDFDLSSNNGGWQWSASTGCDAQPYFRVFNPESQSVKFDPSGKFIRQYCPELNHCDDKQIHAPFEYNTGLFSSNLKYPKPIVEHDAQRLKAIKLFKLDKH